GCCTTCGAGGTGGCCGTCACGGGAAGGTCCGTCAAAAGGATCATCCAGGCTGATTCAATTGCCCATGAACCCAATGGGGATATGGGTTTGGATGCCGCAGTCCAGATTTCCGCACAGCAAAAAACAGGGGAAGGGGGACATAGTTCCGGGGGAGCCGTCATCTGGGAGGTCACCCAGGGCAGGGAGCACCCCGATCTCCCTGAGATTCTCTCGATCCTCTCGGGAGAGACCCCGGAAGAAGGGACCTTCGGGTCGAACCTCTCGGACAGGGGCACCCTCATCCGCTTCTTCATCAAAAAAGATCTTGTTCCCCTCTGGAACCACGCCGTGAGGATCTGGGCCGCCGGCAGGCCAGAAACGGCCGTCGATGCCAGTCAGCAGCTTGCCCTCTTCATCGAGGCCCTCCTTGATACTTTTCTTGCCACCTGGGACCTCCCGGAAAAGCGGGACATCCACCACCGCACCCTTGCCCGGGATAATTACCAGTGCCAGGCCCCGGGCTGCAAGTGCCGGCGGAATCTGCATTCCCATCACATCATCTTCCGCTCACACGGGGGAAGCGACAAGCTTCACAACAGAATCACCCTCTGCATGGCCCACCACCTCAGGTGCGTCCATGAGGGCCACCTTGTCATCAGGGGCAGGGCGCCTCACATCCTCACCTTCATCTTTCCCCTCGGCAGGGAAATCGGCGGGCCCTGTACAACTAATTAAAACAGAGACAGAAAACCGCGCATGAAAGAAGCCATAAGACAATTCAAAAGGAGGTGCTTCTCTGTGAAAATACTTGAAACCGTGGCAGAGCTGATGGATCTTGCCGCCAGGACGGCGCCCAAGAGCGCGGGGCAGGACTACATTCTCACCAGAATCCTGAGCGGGGCCGAGGTGAATGCTCTTGCCGACGCGATGATAAAGCATGGGACCGAGAAAGGAAAGAAAAACTTCGACAGGGACGGGGAAAACGTGCGCCGCTCCCCCGTGGTGCTCCTTGTGGGCGTGAAGGATGCGAAGCCCGTGGGCCTCAACTGCGGCGCATGCGGGGCCATGTGCGCCGATATCAAGCCTGCCGATCACGGCGAATTCAGGGGCCCCCACTGCGCCCTCCGCCTGCTGGACATGGGCATTGCAATAGGCTCGGCAGTGAAGACGGCACAGCTGCTGAACGCCGACAACAGGATAATGTACCGCATAGGCGCCGCCGCAATAAGCGCAGGGATGATCGACTGGGATTTCGCCATGGGCATTCCCATCTCGGCCTCTGGCAAGAGCATTTACTTTGACCGCTGAGAGGTCAGCAATAATACGAAGGAGGAAGATTATGGACCGGAAAAAAATGACAATTCCCATGCTTCGCGAGATGAAGGAGAAAGGGGAGAAAATCTCTTTTCTCACGGCATACGACTACCCTTTTGCCCTCCTCCAGGACAGGGCGGGCATCGACATGATCCTCGTGGGTGATTCTCTCGGGATGACAGTGCTTGGCTATAAAACGACGCTCCCCGTGACGATGGATGACATGGTGCGCCACGCGGCGGCAGTCTCGCGGGCGGCAAAATCCGCCTTCCTGATAGGCGACATGCCTTACATGTCCTACCAGCCCAGCATAGAAGACGCCATCCGCAACGCCGGCCGCTTCATGAGCGAGTGCGGCATGGATGCCATAAAGCTCGAGGGCGGCGTCACTGTCGTTGACACCATCAAGGCCCTTGTAAAGGCCGGCATCCCCGTGATGGGCCACATCGGCATGACCCCCCAGTACGCCGCCCAGTTCGGGGGCTACAAGGTGCGGGGCAAGGACGCCGAGTCGGCCAATATGCTCTTTGAGGACGCCAAGGCCATCGAGGAAGCGGGGGCCTTTGCGGTCCTCCTTGAGTGCGTCCCCGCCAAGGTCACCGAAAAGATCACGAAAGAGCTCTCCATTCTCACCCTCAGCATCGGCGCAGGGCCCTCATGCGACGGCCAGCTCCTCATCATGCACGACGTGATAGGCCTTTTCGAGGCATTCCAGCCCAAGTTCGTGAGGCAGTACTGCAACATATCGCCTGTTGTGGAGGAAGCATTCAGGAAATACAAGGAAGAGGTGAAATCGGGAGCCTTCCCGGCGCCGGAGCACTTCTACCACATCAAGCAGGACGAGCTCGCCAAGGTGGGGCACTGAAGCGGAGAAACAGAAGCCATATGCCGGCCGGAAATGGGGCCGATGAAGGCTGCCGCGGAAGGCCGATTTTTGCCTGACGGCAGGCTGAAGGAGACGAGGAGGAACGATGGCCGCAAAGCTACTTGATGGGAAAGCCATAGCGAAAGAGCTCCAGGAGGGCATCGCCGCAGAGGTGAAACACCTTTCAGAGAGCCGCGGCATCGTGCCGGGCCTCCACGTGGTCCTCGCGGGAGAAGATCCCGCCTCGCAGGTCTATGTGAAGAACAAGCACAGGACCTGCGAGAAACTGGGTTTTTCCTCGGTGGTCCACAGCCTCCCGAAAGAGACCGGGCAGCGGGAGCTCCTGGATCTCGTGAGGCGCCTCAACGAAGACAGGGCAGTTCATGGGATACTTGTACAGCTCCCTCTCCCCTCCCCGCTTGATTCCTCTGAGATAATGATGGCGATAGATCCGCGCAAGGATGTTGACGGCTTTCATCCCGTGAACCTGGGAAGGCTTCTCATGGGAGACACCCCCTTCCCGCCCTGCACCCCCTACGGCATCATGGAGCTCCTCGGGCGCACAGGTGTTGATCTCAAGGGGAAGGAGGCCGTGGTGATAGGGCGCAGCACCATCGTGGGGAAGCCTTTGGCCCTCCTTCTCCTCCAAGGCCATGCCACCGTCACCATATGCCACTCAAAGACAAAAAACCTTGAGGAGGTGGCGAGAAGGGCCGACATCCTTGTCGCGGCCATCGGGAAGGCCAATTTCGTCACTTCCTCATTCGTGAAGGAAGGCGCCGTCGTTATCGACGTGGGCATCAACAGGCTCGCCGACGGAAAGCTTGCCGGCGACGTGAGCTTTGAAGAGGTCCGCAAGATTGCCTCGTGGATCACGCCCGTCCCGGGCGGTGTAGGACCTATGACCATCGCGATGCTGATGAGGAACACCCTCAGGGCAGCCCAGAGCTCTCCTGTTGCGGAATAATGCAATTTCTGCTATAGTGGTGATCGGCATCCAGAAATAATACCGGCAGAGCGACATACTCCATTGCTGAAAAACATACTGGGAATATTCAAAGGCCCGAAAGCAGAGGAAGGTCCCCCTGAGAAGAAGCAGCCGGGGAAGGACCGCCTGTTCTCCCTCGAAAACTGCAGGATCACCGCCGTTATCCCCCCGCGCCAGAGAATGGTCATCCGCCACATGACCGAGAACGGGATGATTTTCAAATGCGCCCTCATGCTCGCAGAGCAGGAGGCGGTGACCTTCCAGCTCACCTATTTCCATTTCGACGACAAAAAGCCGCCCCAGGTCCTGGAGCTGCCCATAATGATTCTGAAGAAAGGCTCCGTCGGCGAAAAGGACTTTCTCTACGAGGCTCAGTTCCTGAAGCCCCGCGACGGCGGGCTGCTGAAGTTCTTTGAGTATCTCTCGGAGCTCGAGAAGAAGCGCCAGGGGCAGATCGACCTTTCTGAGAGGAGGGACAGCCTCCGGCAGGACAGGGTGCTCTCTGTGTTTTCAAAGAACATCAAAGGTTACAAGGGCCTCACGAGGGACCTGAGCGCCAGCGGGATGATGGTCGTCTGTGACGGAGGGCTCCAGAAGGGTGAAGAGATCGATCTCTCCCTTGAGCTTGATGAATACGGCGTGGAACCTTTGAAGCTCAGAGGCGAGGTGCGGTGGGTCGTCGTGATGGAAAACGAGAAAATAAGGGCCGGCATAAGGTTTCTTGAGATATCCCGTCAGCACCGCACTATGATAGAGAACTATGTGAATGCCCTGAAGCCGAAAGAGGATGAATAGCCCCTAAAGGGCATTGTAAATGAGCTCATGAATGCCTCCCGCAGAGACCGGTGCCGAAAAGAATCCCTCTTTCTCCTGGTACCGCGGGAGCACCTCCCTGAAAGCCGTTCGGCATGTGGCACATGGTGCCGCGAGGAACGTGGCGCCTGAATCCCTCAGGGCCTCCATGCGAGGCAGCGCGCTCTTCTCCCTGAAACCTGAAAGCTCGGGCGCCAGAAGGCCTCCCCCGCCGCCGCAGCAGAATGAGCGCTCTTTTATGGTGCCTGGTGCCATCTCTACGAAATAAGGCACGGCGCTTCTCACGAGAAACCGCACCTCTTCAAGATGCCCCGCTGCTCTCGCCATATGGCAGGGATCGTGGAGAGTGACTCTCAAGCTCTTGTTGGCGGAGCGGTCAAGCCTGAGGGCCCCCCTTTCAACAAGATCGGCAGTGAACGAGCATATTGATGAGGGGGGCTTCGTGAGCAGCTCCCCGAGAGGGCCGTTCATCGTGTCGGAATAAAGGGAAATGGCGCGGAAGCCCTCACCGCTCTCGCCTACCACGACTTCCTTCACCTCAAGCTCTCTCACGTGCCTCCATATCCTGCCGTCAATGGCCTTCATCGAGGGGTATCCCAGGAACATGCCCATATTGAGAGCGTCGCAGGCGCCGCTTGAAAGTGTCCAGGAGATGCCGGCCCGGTGGAAGACGAGGGCATAGCCCTTCATCGTGGCCCTGTGCTCGACAAGATCCCGGGCGGGAGGGATAAGAAGCACCCCGGCGCCCTTCACATCGACAGGCATCTTTGCCTCAACGCCTTTTTCGGCTTTTATCTCGGAAGCCAGCTCCCCGGCGATGCGTGCTATATCGGCAGGCGCAAGGTTCTCGCTGTTGCCCCTCTCGAGTGTCCTCAAGGCCCTCGCGGCGATAAATGCCGACGACACGCCTGCGGCGGCAAGGCACTGGCGCACGGCAATGGTCACCTCGGAGGTGTCAATCCCGAAGGGGCAATAGAAGGCGCAGCGGCGGCACAGGGTGCACTGATGGAAATAAGTGAAAAGGAGGCTCATGAGCCCCGGATCAGGAGCCCTGTCACGGGAGACAAAGGCCGAGACGCGGCCGGGGGACCCGAGGGCACCCCGGTAAATCCCCCTCAGCAGCTCGGCGCGGGCCACCGGCATGTTCCTGGGATCCCCTGTGCCAATGTATCCGTGGCATTTTTCGGCGCAGGCCCCGCAGCGGACACAGGCATCCATCGCGTGGCGAAGGGCTCTTGACCTGAAAAGGAGGGCTTTGAACTCTTCTAGAAAGCATCTCACCAGGTCTCCGGCATCAAAGTGACCCAGCCCGGGCACTCCCGCTTCCGAAGGCCCGGCCAAGGCCGGCATGGCATCCTGCGATGCAAAAGGCCTGAAAGGAGGGCTGTTTTTTTTCATGGGGGCCCCTCCTCTGCCACAGGAGGCTTCTCTTCGCCGCTCCCCGCGGCGCTGTACATCGAAAGAAGCCCCGCCACGAGGAAGACCGTCACGAGAAGAAGTCCCAGCACTATGCAGGCAGTGATGGCGGCGCTTCTTCTTTCTTCCCGCATTGCCTGAACCTTCAGATAGAGCTTCTGCACGTCAAGGCCAATCCGCGCGCTCTCCCCCAGCAGCTGATCCTCGGTAGTCAAGGGCTTCTTCATGAGGGCGCAGAATCTCCCGCTGCACTCTTCAAGGCGCGTGAGAAGGGGCGACACATCGGTATGAGAATCCTTTCCGTATTTTTCTATGATGAGCCGGGTTCTGTCAATTCCGTCACAGGTGACGGTGAAAGACTGCCATATCTTGAAGATAGACTTCTGCACCGCGTCGGTATGCTGAGCAGTGGGGACGGGCTCCCTGTCCTCTATGAAAGGCTTCCAGTGATCCCCGACAGGATCTTTGTGGCAACGGGCGCAGGTCACGACATATCTCACCGAGCCGTCGCCAGCGGGAACGGCAACAAGGCCGGGGTTCCTTATCTCAAGGGCCACCTCCCCGCGGCAGGGCTCACTGCGGGCTGTTCCATGTGACATTACTGCGAAAAGGACCGCCATTGCGAAAATGGCAAGGCTGCTTCTCATGACATGCTCCCCCAGATGCCAAGTGCAATCACGGCAAGAATCACGACAAGGCCCAGTGCAAAAAAGACTTTTCTTTTCAGGATGCGCCGCTCGGGATTCCTGTCCAGGAACGGCAGCAGAAGCACCATCAGGGCAAAGGCCATGGGAATGAGAAGGCCAAGGGGCTCTGCAAGGGCGCCGAAAACACTGCGTGGGACAATCTTGAGGATCTGATAGACAGGAAGAAAATACCATTCCGGCTTCAGGTGGGGGGGAGTGCTCGCAGGGTTGGCAGGGTCCTCAGGATGGCCGGGGATGAATACTACGGCGGCGATGAAAAATTGCATCACTACGATAACCGCAAGCAGATGCCTGAGGACCTCGTGAGGCCAGAACGGGTCCGTCCCCCATGGCCAGTTCTCCTTCGTATACTTCATACCATGCTCACCCCCTCCGTCACAGCGGCCTTGCTATGCCTGTCTTCCGTATCATAAGAAAATGCCCTCCCATCAGGATCGCTGTCACTGCCGGGATGACCACCACATGGAGGGCAAAAAACCTCCCCAGAGTGACTGCTGAAAGAGCGCTCCCCCCCCTCATCACATCCGCCACCTGCTTCCCTATCACGGGGAGAGCCTCAGGGACCGAGGTGGCGATAGTCGTCGCCCAGTAGGAGAGCTGTGTCCAGGGAAGGAGGTACCCCGTGAAATTCATCGCGAGCACCAGGCCGAAGAGGAGGACGCCCGACACCCAGTGGAGCTCCCGCGGCGCCTTGTAAGCCTGGGTAAAGAAGACCCTCATCACATGGAGAATCATGGTGATGACCATGAAGCCCGCCCCTGTGGCATGGATCTTCCTCACAAGCCACCCGAGGGGCACCTCAGCGGTGATGATCTGCACGCTCCGGTAAGCATAGTCCGGATGGGGCACGTAGTGGGCCAGCAGAAACATTCCCGTGATGACCTGCACGGCGAAAAAAACCAGGGAGAGGCCCCCGAAGCAGCCGCTGAAGTCCATGATGCCCCGGTAGTGAGGGACGCGCTTTTCCAGCACTTCCTCCCTGAACCACGACACGATGCCGGTGCGCTCCTCAATCCAGCCGAGGGCCTGTTCCCGCGTTATCCTGGGCAGCTTCACGAGCTCTTCCTCCCGATTATGATCTCATCGCCTCTCTCCTCGAAGGGGATTTTCTCAAGGGGGAGGGGCGCCGGCCCGGCGATCACCCTGCCGTGGGAATCAAAAACGCCGTCGTGGCAGGG
This sequence is a window from Candidatus Eremiobacterota bacterium. Protein-coding genes within it:
- a CDS encoding DUF2148 domain-containing protein, with amino-acid sequence MKILETVAELMDLAARTAPKSAGQDYILTRILSGAEVNALADAMIKHGTEKGKKNFDRDGENVRRSPVVLLVGVKDAKPVGLNCGACGAMCADIKPADHGEFRGPHCALRLLDMGIAIGSAVKTAQLLNADNRIMYRIGAAAISAGMIDWDFAMGIPISASGKSIYFDR
- the panB gene encoding 3-methyl-2-oxobutanoate hydroxymethyltransferase; the encoded protein is MDRKKMTIPMLREMKEKGEKISFLTAYDYPFALLQDRAGIDMILVGDSLGMTVLGYKTTLPVTMDDMVRHAAAVSRAAKSAFLIGDMPYMSYQPSIEDAIRNAGRFMSECGMDAIKLEGGVTVVDTIKALVKAGIPVMGHIGMTPQYAAQFGGYKVRGKDAESANMLFEDAKAIEEAGAFAVLLECVPAKVTEKITKELSILTLSIGAGPSCDGQLLIMHDVIGLFEAFQPKFVRQYCNISPVVEEAFRKYKEEVKSGAFPAPEHFYHIKQDELAKVGH
- the folD gene encoding bifunctional methylenetetrahydrofolate dehydrogenase/methenyltetrahydrofolate cyclohydrolase FolD, which translates into the protein MAAKLLDGKAIAKELQEGIAAEVKHLSESRGIVPGLHVVLAGEDPASQVYVKNKHRTCEKLGFSSVVHSLPKETGQRELLDLVRRLNEDRAVHGILVQLPLPSPLDSSEIMMAIDPRKDVDGFHPVNLGRLLMGDTPFPPCTPYGIMELLGRTGVDLKGKEAVVIGRSTIVGKPLALLLLQGHATVTICHSKTKNLEEVARRADILVAAIGKANFVTSSFVKEGAVVIDVGINRLADGKLAGDVSFEEVRKIASWITPVPGGVGPMTIAMLMRNTLRAAQSSPVAE
- a CDS encoding PilZ domain-containing protein, producing MLKNILGIFKGPKAEEGPPEKKQPGKDRLFSLENCRITAVIPPRQRMVIRHMTENGMIFKCALMLAEQEAVTFQLTYFHFDDKKPPQVLELPIMILKKGSVGEKDFLYEAQFLKPRDGGLLKFFEYLSELEKKRQGQIDLSERRDSLRQDRVLSVFSKNIKGYKGLTRDLSASGMMVVCDGGLQKGEEIDLSLELDEYGVEPLKLRGEVRWVVVMENEKIRAGIRFLEISRQHRTMIENYVNALKPKEDE
- a CDS encoding (Fe-S)-binding protein encodes the protein MKKNSPPFRPFASQDAMPALAGPSEAGVPGLGHFDAGDLVRCFLEEFKALLFRSRALRHAMDACVRCGACAEKCHGYIGTGDPRNMPVARAELLRGIYRGALGSPGRVSAFVSRDRAPDPGLMSLLFTYFHQCTLCRRCAFYCPFGIDTSEVTIAVRQCLAAAGVSSAFIAARALRTLERGNSENLAPADIARIAGELASEIKAEKGVEAKMPVDVKGAGVLLIPPARDLVEHRATMKGYALVFHRAGISWTLSSGACDALNMGMFLGYPSMKAIDGRIWRHVRELEVKEVVVGESGEGFRAISLYSDTMNGPLGELLTKPPSSICSFTADLVERGALRLDRSANKSLRVTLHDPCHMARAAGHLEEVRFLVRSAVPYFVEMAPGTIKERSFCCGGGGGLLAPELSGFREKSALPRMEALRDSGATFLAAPCATCRTAFREVLPRYQEKEGFFSAPVSAGGIHELIYNAL
- a CDS encoding cytochrome b N-terminal domain-containing protein — protein: MKLPRITREQALGWIEERTGIVSWFREEVLEKRVPHYRGIMDFSGCFGGLSLVFFAVQVITGMFLLAHYVPHPDYAYRSVQIITAEVPLGWLVRKIHATGAGFMVITMILHVMRVFFTQAYKAPRELHWVSGVLLFGLVLAMNFTGYLLPWTQLSYWATTIATSVPEALPVIGKQVADVMRGGSALSAVTLGRFFALHVVVIPAVTAILMGGHFLMIRKTGIARPL